One endosymbiont 'TC1' of Trimyema compressum genomic window, AGAAGAGACAGAGGCAGATCCAACTTTAGCTGTGGAACCGGAAGAATATGAAAATCTTGAAGAAACACAAACTATTAGAAGAGAAGAGCTTCAAAACAGTGAAGAGTGGAAAAAACAATGGATGATTTATTTAAATAGGAAGTAGGAGACTATCAATATGGATAAAGAATTTCAAAAAATTGTTTTTCAATTTATAGAAAGCAAAAGCTATACCGGACAAGAAAAATCAATGGTAGAAACTGTAAAAAAAGTTATGGAATCTTTGGATTATGATGAAATAATTATTGATGATGCTGGAAATATTATTGGCGGTATTCATGGCTTAGAAGAGGGACCAGTAGTTCTTTTTGATGGCCATATTGATACAGTAGAAGCTGATAATGTTACAGAGTGGACAGAAAGTCCTTTTTCACATTATATTGCTGATGGCAAATTATTTGGAAGAGGGACTTCTGATATGAAGGGTGCTTTTGCGGCTATGGTTTATGCTGCTGGTACACTTGAAAGAGGCAAACTTAAAGGTTCTGCTTATGTATCTGGAACTATTCATGAAGAAACAGCGGAAGGTTATTCAATTAATAATGTTTTAGATATTGTTAAACCAGACGTTGTGGTTATTGGTGAAGCAACAGAGTTAAGGATTAATATTGGACAACGGGGAAGAGGAGAAATAGTTTTAGAAACTTACGGTAAATCAGCTCATTCTTCTAATCCTAATATTGGTATTAACAGTGTTTTAAAAATGAATAAAGCGTTACTTGCTATTGAAGAAAAATATGTGGAAAAAGAAGATGTTTTAGGAAAAGGTATTTTAGTGTTAACCGATATTATTTCTACACCGTATCCAGGACAATCAGTTATTCCTAGAGTATGCCAAGTGACTTTCGATAGGAGACTGTTATTAGGGGAAACAAGAGAAAATGTTTTAGAAGGTATTGCAGCTGTTTTAGAGCCTTTAAAAGAACAAGATTCTGAATTTTCCTATAAATTATATTTTAGAGAAAATAATTTTAAAACATATACTGGATTTTCATTTTCAGGAGATAAGTTTTATCCACCCTGGAAAATTGATGAAGAGGACACGGTAGTTGTGAAAGCAAAAGAAGCTTTAATAAAGGCGGGAATTAAACCTGAAATAAGTGTTTATTCCTTTTGCACAAATGGTAGCACAACCTGTGGTGAAAGAGGTATAAAAACAATTGGTTTTGGTCCGGGTAGAGAGCAAGAAGCCCATATTACTAATGAATTTATAAGTATAGATGATTTGGAAAAAAGTATTATTGGGTATCGCTTCCTAGCTTTGGCTTTAACAGGAGAAGGAGAAATTTAATGAAGCTATGGGGCGGACGTTTTAGTAAAGAAACAGATGAGTTAGTTGAAGAGTTTCATTCTTCAATAACCTTTGACAAAAGATTATATAAAGAAGATATAGAAGGCAGTATTGCTCATGGAACAATGCTGGTTGCTACAGGGATTATTTCACAAGAAGAAGGAGAAGCTATTGTAAGGGGACTAAAAGAGCTTTTAGTTGAAATCGAAGCTAGAACAGTTAAATTTACACCTGGAGCTGAAGATATTCATATGAATATTGAAACTTTATTAACTGAAAAAATTGGTGAGCCAGGTAAGAAACTCCATACAGGTAGAAGTAGAAATGATCAAGTAGCAACT contains:
- a CDS encoding YgeY family selenium metabolism-linked hydrolase, coding for MDKEFQKIVFQFIESKSYTGQEKSMVETVKKVMESLDYDEIIIDDAGNIIGGIHGLEEGPVVLFDGHIDTVEADNVTEWTESPFSHYIADGKLFGRGTSDMKGAFAAMVYAAGTLERGKLKGSAYVSGTIHEETAEGYSINNVLDIVKPDVVVIGEATELRINIGQRGRGEIVLETYGKSAHSSNPNIGINSVLKMNKALLAIEEKYVEKEDVLGKGILVLTDIISTPYPGQSVIPRVCQVTFDRRLLLGETRENVLEGIAAVLEPLKEQDSEFSYKLYFRENNFKTYTGFSFSGDKFYPPWKIDEEDTVVVKAKEALIKAGIKPEISVYSFCTNGSTTCGERGIKTIGFGPGREQEAHITNEFISIDDLEKSIIGYRFLALALTGEGEI